One genomic region from Equus asinus isolate D_3611 breed Donkey chromosome 8, EquAss-T2T_v2, whole genome shotgun sequence encodes:
- the SIRT4 gene encoding NAD-dependent protein lipoamidase sirtuin-4, mitochondrial isoform X1 has translation MKQSGQTRSGGMRMSFGLTFRTAKGRWLVNLSRQCSHGSTGLFVPPSPPLDPEKVKELQRFITLSKRLLVMTGAGISTESGIPDYRSEKVGLYARTDRRPIQHGDFIRSAPIRQRYWARNFVGWPQFSSHQPNPAHLALSNWERLGKLYWLVTQNVDALHTKAGSQRLTELHGCMHRVLCLHCGEQTPRGVLQERFEVLNPTWSAEAHGLAPDGDVFLTEEEVQNFQVPSCARCGGPLKPDVVFFGDTVSADKVDFVHRRVKEADSLLVVGSSLQVYSGYKFILTAWEKKLPIAVLNIGPTRSDGLACLKLDSRCGELLPLIDPH, from the exons ATGAAACAGAGCGGCCAGACGCGAAGTGGGGG AATGAGGATGAGCTTTGGGTTGACTTTCAGGACAGCAAAAGGCCGCTGGCTGGTGAACCTCAGCCGGCAGTGCTCACATGGATCCACTGGGTTATTTGTGCCACCAAGTCCTCCTCTGGACCCTGAGAAAGTCAAAGAGCTACAGCGCTTCATCACCCTTTCCAAAAGACTCCTAGTGATGACCGGGGCAGGAATCTCCACTGAGTCGGGGATCCCAGACTACAGGTCAGAAAAGGTGGGACTTTATGCCCGCACTGACCGGAGGCCCATCCAGCATGGGGATTTTATACGGAGTGCTCCAATCCGCCAGAGGTATTGGGCGAGAAACTttgtgggctggccccagttctcCTCCCACCAACCTAACCCTGCACACTTGGCTTTGAGCAACTGGGAGAGACTCGGCAAGCTGTACTGGTTGGTGACCCAAAATGTGGATGCCTTGCACACCAAGGCAGGGAGTCAGCGCCTGACAGAACTCCATGGATGCATGCACAG GGTCCTCTGCTTGCATTGTGGTGAACAGACTCCCCGCGGGGTGCTGCAGGAGCGGTTCGAGGTCCTGAACCCCACCTGGAGTGCCGAGGCCCACGGCCTGGCTCCCGATGGCGATGTCTTTCTCACAGAGGAGGAGGTCCAGAACTTTCAGGTCCCGTCCTGTGCTCGATGTGGAGGCCCCCTGAAACCAGATGTCGTTTTCTTCGGGGACACAGTGAGCGCTGACAAGGTTGACTTTGTACACAGGCGTGTCAAGGAAGCCGACTCCCTCTTGGTTGTGGGATCGTCCTTGCAG GTGTACTCTGGTTACAAGTTTATCCTCACTGCCTGGGAGAAGAAGCTACCCATTGCAGTACTGAACATTGGGCCCACACGGTCGGATGGCTTGGCATGTCTAAAACTGGATTCTCGTTGTGGAGAGTTGCTGCCTTTAATAGACCCACACTGA
- the SIRT4 gene encoding NAD-dependent protein lipoamidase sirtuin-4, mitochondrial isoform X2, which produces MRMSFGLTFRTAKGRWLVNLSRQCSHGSTGLFVPPSPPLDPEKVKELQRFITLSKRLLVMTGAGISTESGIPDYRSEKVGLYARTDRRPIQHGDFIRSAPIRQRYWARNFVGWPQFSSHQPNPAHLALSNWERLGKLYWLVTQNVDALHTKAGSQRLTELHGCMHRVLCLHCGEQTPRGVLQERFEVLNPTWSAEAHGLAPDGDVFLTEEEVQNFQVPSCARCGGPLKPDVVFFGDTVSADKVDFVHRRVKEADSLLVVGSSLQVYSGYKFILTAWEKKLPIAVLNIGPTRSDGLACLKLDSRCGELLPLIDPH; this is translated from the exons ATGAGGATGAGCTTTGGGTTGACTTTCAGGACAGCAAAAGGCCGCTGGCTGGTGAACCTCAGCCGGCAGTGCTCACATGGATCCACTGGGTTATTTGTGCCACCAAGTCCTCCTCTGGACCCTGAGAAAGTCAAAGAGCTACAGCGCTTCATCACCCTTTCCAAAAGACTCCTAGTGATGACCGGGGCAGGAATCTCCACTGAGTCGGGGATCCCAGACTACAGGTCAGAAAAGGTGGGACTTTATGCCCGCACTGACCGGAGGCCCATCCAGCATGGGGATTTTATACGGAGTGCTCCAATCCGCCAGAGGTATTGGGCGAGAAACTttgtgggctggccccagttctcCTCCCACCAACCTAACCCTGCACACTTGGCTTTGAGCAACTGGGAGAGACTCGGCAAGCTGTACTGGTTGGTGACCCAAAATGTGGATGCCTTGCACACCAAGGCAGGGAGTCAGCGCCTGACAGAACTCCATGGATGCATGCACAG GGTCCTCTGCTTGCATTGTGGTGAACAGACTCCCCGCGGGGTGCTGCAGGAGCGGTTCGAGGTCCTGAACCCCACCTGGAGTGCCGAGGCCCACGGCCTGGCTCCCGATGGCGATGTCTTTCTCACAGAGGAGGAGGTCCAGAACTTTCAGGTCCCGTCCTGTGCTCGATGTGGAGGCCCCCTGAAACCAGATGTCGTTTTCTTCGGGGACACAGTGAGCGCTGACAAGGTTGACTTTGTACACAGGCGTGTCAAGGAAGCCGACTCCCTCTTGGTTGTGGGATCGTCCTTGCAG GTGTACTCTGGTTACAAGTTTATCCTCACTGCCTGGGAGAAGAAGCTACCCATTGCAGTACTGAACATTGGGCCCACACGGTCGGATGGCTTGGCATGTCTAAAACTGGATTCTCGTTGTGGAGAGTTGCTGCCTTTAATAGACCCACACTGA